TTTTGATACGCGGCCCGAAGTGAAGGACCAGGTAAAAAGCATGGGCGCGGAATTCCTTGAAGTGGACATGAAGGAAGACGGGACCGGCGTGGGCGGCTACGCAAAGGTCATGAGCCCCGAGTTCATCAAGGCCGAAATGGAGCTGTTCAAAAAACAGGCCGCCGACGTGGATATAATCATCACCACTGCACTCGTTCCAGGCGCCAAGGCTCCGATACTTGTCACCAAGGAGCATATTTCCGTTATGAAGCCCGGGTCGCTGGTGGTGGATATGGCGGCCGAACAGGGCGGCAACTGCGAACTGACCAAGCCCGGAAAGGTCGTGGATGTCAATGGTGTCAAGATAATAGGCTATACCGACCTCGCTTCGCGGCTGCCCAACCAGGCCAGCAAGCTTTACGGCGCCAATCTGGCGCATCTTCTGAAGCATATGGAGATACAGAAAGGCGTCAATATCAACATGGAGGACGAGATAGTGCGCGGCGCGCTAGTGGCTTATCAGGGAAAAATAACCTGGCCGCCGCCGAAGCCCAAAACGGACCCGTCCGCGGTGGCAAAGGCCCAGACGAAGGCCCCGGCAAAACCCGCGGCGGCCGCGCCGCCTAAAGAAAAGTGTTCCTGTGCGCGCAACGCCGTGCTGGGGATAATTGCGGCGGCGGCGCTTATCGGCATGGGGTTATCGGCTCCGCCTGCCTTCCTGGCGCATTTCACGGTTTTTATACTGGCTATTTTCGTGGGGTACATGGTCATCTGGAACGTCACTCCGGCCCTGCACACTCCCCTGATGAGCGTTACCAACGCCATCAGCGGCATCATCGTGATAGGGGCCATGCTTCAGATCTCCGGCGCGGGCTGGACCTCCTGGACCGCAACAATAGCGGTGCTGCTCGCCTCGATAAACATTTTCGGCGGGTTCCTTGTTACGCGGCGCATGCTTAAGATGTTCAGGAAATAAGGAAAAACATGGAAAATATAATCCAGCAGAACGGAATATTGATCATATCTTATATTGTCGCCAGCGTGCTGTTCATCCTGAGCCTTGGCGGCCTTAGCAACCCTGAATCTTCGCGCCGCGGGAACTGGTTCGGCATTATCGGAATGGCGATAGCGGTCATAGCCACGTTCTTCCACCCAAGCGTGAATTCGCAGGGGTACGCGTTGCTCATAGCGATGGTTGTTATAGGCGGTGCTATAGGCTCGGTAGTGGCGGCAAAGATAGCGATGACCGCGATGCCCCAGCTTGTGGCCGGCTTCCATAGCTTCGTGGGTATGGCTGCCGTACTTGTGGGCATAAACAGCTATATGGGAAGCGCAGGGCTTTCGGGCGCGGCGCGCACCATTCATGAAACCGAGGTCTTTCTGGGCGTGTTCATAGGCGCGGTAACGTTCACGGGATCTGTGGTGGCCTTCGGCAAGCTGCAGGCCATCATACGCAGCAAGCCGCTTCTCCTGCCCGGCCGACATCTGCTGAACATCGCCATGCTGCTTGCCACCCTTTATTGCGGTTACCTG
The sequence above is a segment of the Elusimicrobiota bacterium genome. Coding sequences within it:
- a CDS encoding Re/Si-specific NAD(P)(+) transhydrogenase subunit alpha, with the protein product MKIGIPFEITEGESRVAAAPETVAELKKLGVEFLVESGAGAAAHMSDEAFKKAGAEITADTKAIWAKTDVVLKVRPPAMNEKLGMHEVDLLKEGGALVSFVYPARNKDLLDRFAARKATVLAMDMIPRISRAQKMDALSSMGNIAGYRAMVEAANLFGRFFTGQITAAGRVPPAKVMVIGAGVAGLAAIGAAKGMGAIVRAFDTRPEVKDQVKSMGAEFLEVDMKEDGTGVGGYAKVMSPEFIKAEMELFKKQAADVDIIITTALVPGAKAPILVTKEHISVMKPGSLVVDMAAEQGGNCELTKPGKVVDVNGVKIIGYTDLASRLPNQASKLYGANLAHLLKHMEIQKGVNINMEDEIVRGALVAYQGKITWPPPKPKTDPSAVAKAQTKAPAKPAAAAPPKEKCSCARNAVLGIIAAAALIGMGLSAPPAFLAHFTVFILAIFVGYMVIWNVTPALHTPLMSVTNAISGIIVIGAMLQISGAGWTSWTATIAVLLASINIFGGFLVTRRMLKMFRK